AGGAGGATTCGAGTGTTCCTGGTCGATGATCACCCGCTAGTACGTCATGCCTTGCGCGATGCGTTCCGCCATGAACACGGGATGGAGGTTTGCGGGGAGGCTGACGATCGCGACGCCGCCCTCAAGGGCATTGCTGATGCCCAGCCCGATCTCGCCATCATCGATTTGCGGCTTCGCAGTTCTGACGGGCTTGATCTGATCCGAGATTTGCGGAACCGCCATCCCAAGGTGCTCAGTCTCGTCCTTTCGATGCAGGACGAGAGCATCACGGCCGAACGCGCAGTTCGAGCGGGCGCGCGGGGTTATGTTTCCAAGCAGGAGCCGCCGCGCAAAATCATGGAAGCCGTG
The Verrucomicrobiia bacterium DNA segment above includes these coding regions:
- a CDS encoding response regulator transcription factor, encoding MKQSTGGATARRIRVFLVDDHPLVRHALRDAFRHEHGMEVCGEADDRDAALKGIADAQPDLAIIDLRLRSSDGLDLIRDLRNRHPKVLSLVLSMQDESITAERAVRAGARGYVSKQEPPRKIMEAVRKVLDGEIYWSEKAAAQVASRIASPGGGASRSASEQLSERELQVFELIGFGRSTNQIADSLHIDISTVETYRARIKDKLQLKDGSELLQSAIRWCLNKAYA